The DNA window AGTGTGAGATATTCGCAGTTATATTCTATGTTGAAGTTTATGAAAAGGCCAGAGTTAATCCTCTGGCTTTTTTATGCTTACTTCTTGCTATTATAAGAAAAATGAAGAAATAAAAGACCGAACCCCACCAGGCGTTTGAATTCCATTTCTCTATTGAGTCTTCTTATAAAATTCTCCCAGCAGAAGAAGGCTTGATTCGAATTCTTCAAGATATTCCTCTTTTCCGGTCATAAAATATACCTGGACAGAGCCTTCGTAAGCGATGATCATTTTTCTTGCAAAGGATCGAATTTGTTTCTCAGATAAACCGGAGTTTCTTTGGATCGGATTGGTTCTCAGGTATGCGGAAAAAATTTCCTCCCAATCTTGAATAACATTGCCGATTTCGTTTTCTGCCGAATTTAGTTGTTCATTGTTTGAAAATAAATGAGAAGAGCGGATCTGATTCGAAAATACAGCAAATGGGCAACCTTTTAAACGATACATTTTCGCTTCTCTTTTAAGCGCGATTACCCAAGCGGATACAACTCTTTCGAATTCAGAAAAACGGGAGGTCAGATCCTTGAATACTAGGGCATTCCTTTCTCGCCTTAGTCGAATATATTCCAATCCTAGATCGCCTTTTTCCCGGAAATATTTGTAAAAACTGGCTTTATGTACTCCGGATTCTTTCAGTATATCATTCACTCCAATATTGGCAAAACCACGTTCGTAAAACAATTGGTCGGCGGCTTGAACGATTCTCTCCCTGACTTTCACGGCAGTTGATCCCTTTTTTACTATAAATAGTCTCATCGATTTTAGGAAAGAAAAAGATAAAAAAGTAGACGTTTGCGTCTATTTTTCCGTTGACTTTGGGCTCAGAGGCTGGTAATCCAAAAATAGACTTGAGAGTCTATTTTTGGAGTTGAATGTCATATGAAGCGCATACTAGTTTTAGGAGCTACAGGGGGACTCGGTCGATTTGTTGTCCAAGAGTTAAAGAAGAAAGGTTATTGGATCCGGGTTGTTTCTCGTTCAAATGTTAAACTTAAAGCAATATCCGGATTATTTGATGAATCAGTAATAGGCGATATTTTAGATCGAAAAAGTATCGAGCCTGCAGTTAATGGGATCGATGCGGTAATTTCTTGCGCAGGCGCAAGTTTGAATTTAAAAGATTTTCGAGACAAAAGGACGTTCGAAGAAATTAATCTTCGAGGAAACCTGAACATACTTGAGGCTGCTGTTAGAGCTAAGATTTCTAAATTCGTATACATTTCTTTCCTACGTGTGGAAGGAATACAAGAAACAGAGTATATTAAAAGCCATGATCGCTTTTCTCAAGCCGTTATAGAGTCTGGGATAGATTATACTATAGTAAGACCCACAGCCTTTTTTTCAATTCTTCTCGAATTTTTGCATTTAGCGAAAAAAGGGATAGGATTCGTTATCGGAAGCGGAAAGCCGAAGATCAATCCGATTCATGAGAAGGACGTGGCCAATGCAGTGGTCGAAGCGCTTACTAGTGATTTGAAAGAGATCAATATTGGCGGCCCGGATATTTTTACTCGAGATGAGATTACCGAACTTGCATTAAGAATTTCCGGAATAAATAAAAAGCCGTTCCATATACCAATATTTTTCAATCGGATCTTTGTTCAATTGATCAGGCCTATCAATCCGAGAATTTTTCAATTTATGCAGTTTGGGAACCTCGTTCATACGTTAGACATCATTGGGCCTAAATACGGGACCTTGAAACTAGAGGACTACTTTAAGGAAGAAATAAATGAAGGAGGAGGAGAAATGGATATTAGAAGGTGATTATTTTAAAAATTGTAATCGCGTTAGGGATACGTAGGACGCGTAGCGGACCCCGCAGCCGAAGGCGAGGAGGCCGAAGCGAAGCGTAGTCCGTAGTAGTCCGACCACACTGAATTGGAAAAAATTTCTGTATAAATCTGGAAAGTGTGTGGGAACGCCCTGTATTTTTGTTCAAGAATCCGGATAAAGAGACCTAATAGACTAAGGGTGAATCGAATTTTTATTATATAAACTGCCTTGCTTTTCTTAGCTAATCGATCAGAACTTGATCACAAAAGGTGTGCGGATGGAAGCTATACAAAAAAATACTAAGTTAGAATCGGCAAAAACTTCACTTTGGAAAGAATTGAAAAATGCACTTACTGGATCGGAAGCGGATTATACAAAAATTTCGCTGAGTAAGGCAGTCTTTTTACTTTCTGTTCCAATGGTTTTGGAATTGGTCATGGAGTCTGCATTCGCAGTCGTTGACATTTATTTTGTGGGAGCTTTAGGTCCTTCTGCAGTTGCTGCTGTTGGGCTTACGGAAACGTATTTGTTTCTTCTTTATTCTCTCGCTATAGGAATGTCTACTGCGGTGACCGCGATCATTGCAAGAAGGATCGGAGAAGGAGATAAGGAACAAGCTGGGATTGCTGCGGTCCAATCCGTTTTCCTTTCCATACTTGTTTCGTTACCATTTGCTATCTTCGGAGTTTGGTTCGCGAAAGATCTTCTTATACTCATGGGTGGAGATCCTTGGGTTGTGGAGCATGGATCCCGTTACACACAATGGATCTTTGGCGGAAATATTGTGATCATGCTTTTGTTCGGACTCAATGCGGTTTTTAGAGGCGCTGGTGATGCTGCAATCGCGATGAGAGTATTATGGATTTCTAATGGTCTTAATATGATCCTGGATCCAATTTTTATCTTCGGCTTTGGTCCAGTCCCAGCCATGGGTATAGAAGGTGCTGCGATCGCCACAAATATCGGAAGAGGGATCGGAGTTCTTTTCCAAATCTATCTGCTTCTTAAAGGTGGAAATCATATTCGAGTTCTTCGCTCTCAAATCAGCATTCACTGGGAAATTATTTCTGATATAGTTCGTACTTCCATTGGTGGAATAGGGCAAACTATAATAGGAATGACTTCTTGGATCTTTCTTGTAAGAATTATTTCAGAATTTGGAAGTGAGGCAGTAGCCGGGGCAACGATTGCTCTTAGGATCATGATGTTTACTCTAATGCCTTCTTGGGGGATGTCGAACGCAGTAGCGACTCTAGTGGGTCAAAATTTAGGAGCTGGGAGAGCAGATCGTGCAGAACGATCCGTTTGGATTGTTGGAGTATGGAATATGGTCTTTCTGATCGGAGTTTCCATCTGCTATTTCATTTTCAGAGAATCTCTTGTATCGATCTTTACTGATGATCCAAAGGTGATCTCTATTGGTTCTGAATGGTTGGGTATCGTATCCTATTCTTACTTTGTATATGCTTGGTGGATGGTCAGTGTTCAGGCATTTAACGGAGCGGGAGATACTATGACTCCTACGTTAATCAATCTGGTCTTCTTTTGGGTGTTGCAAATTCCGTTTGCTTATGTTTTGGCGAAAGTCCTTTCATACGGATACTCAGGAGTATTCTGGGCAAGTATGATCACGGAAACTTCTGTGGGATTATTCACTCTTTGGTTATTCAGAAAAGGTGGATGGAAGACTTCTAAGGTTTGATTCGCACTTAGCTTGGCGTTATGGATACGGGAGGGGTGGGAGACACCTCGCCTGCATTTTACGGAATCACTTGGACTTGTACAACTCCGACAATTTGGTTCACATGTAATCCAGGAAATGCGGTCATGCTTTGGTATGCAGGTATCCGAAAGATTACACTCGCATTGCCGACTGTGGATCCTGAAACATTACAACTCATTGGATTGGAAAAAGGGCAACCGTCTAGATAAATGTTGGTACAAGACACGTTGCTTAAGGAGACTCCACTAGTAGTTGCATCAAGACTGAAAGTTGTAGTGGGGCAGCCGGAATATGGATATTGGATATCGATCGAGTAATTTCCGGTAGCCCCTGCTTTGAAAATTACAGAGGTACTTGGAAAATCTAACCAACTAACGGGCTCCACTACTAATGGGGTTGATGATCCCGAGGTTAATAAAAGTAGAAGCGGACTAAGATCGGATTTACTATTTGCATCTTTTTGTAATGAGTCATATAGGAAATAAGTCCCACATTGGACTTGTAAGAATATAAGTAAAATATAGAAGAAGATAGATGCGCGTTTCACTTTTAATTTCCAGAATAGCGCTTAGTTTAACATTTTCGACTATTTGATGCAAGGTGGATTTTTAGATTCAATAAAACTTATGTATAATTTTGGAAACGAGGTAGTTCAATTTCTGCAAGAAATTTCATATGCTTATGCTGCTTTATTGTTCTTGATCGAAAATCTTCTGATCTTCGCCTGTTCTGTGTATATTGGCAATCTATTGTCTATACGTTATGCCCATCGCCGCATCGTTCCTATCCCACCGAAAATCGAGGCAAAAGAGATCCTATTCGCGATCTCTACTATACTCCTTAACACTATTGTTACATTACTCGGCCTTTGGTTTTGGAGAACGGGTTCTATTCAATTTCGTAGCGATATAGGAGTTTTCGCGTTACTCGATATTTTGATCCTTCTTCTGGTTATGGATGCCGGTATGTATTTGCTGCATAGGATAGCTCATATTCCATTTGTTTATCAATTCGCTCATAAAACTCATCATAGATACGATAAACCTCGCCCTTTGACATTATTCGTTCTGAATCCTGTAGAAGCTCTTGGATTTGGAAGCCTCTGGTTATTTGTGCTTTCGGTTTATGATTTCTCTTGGGTGGGGATGGGTATTTATCTCGGACTGAATGTTGTATTCGGCTCAATCGGCCATCTGGGAGTGGAGCCTTTATCTGAGAGATGGCTTCGTTCTAATTTGTTCAATACGCTTACTACTAGCAGTTTTCATGCAAGGCATCATCAAAACGAAGATTATAATTTCGGATTTTATACTTCGATTTGGGACCGGATCTTCGGAACTCTTTCTCCGGAGAACTCGCGTAGCCAAGATTAACCTAACCCGCGAGATCTAAAGTTTAGATTTTTATTGTGGGAATTCCAACAAACAAGAATGCCTTTAGCCTATTCTTAATATCCGTGCGCGGTCATCACTTTCTCAAACTTCTCCAGAAGTTTGTGATCGTCTTGATCGTTTGGATGGAAACCTGGAATATAATATTCTAAAATATAGTAGATCACAGCCCAAGTGAAACCAGGAATACCGAAGAAGAAACGAATATCTCTAACAATCTGAGCCGGATTTGGAATACCAAAATAAAATAGAGCTCTGATTGTACCAACGATCGCTAAAATACCGAGTAGCTGAACTGCAATAGTCATTCCAAGTACCCGAGTAAAATACCCACCACCGGAAGCGCGGTACACATCATACGCCACAGACTTATGTTCTAATTCTTCCAGTGCATGCCATTCGATCACTTTCCAACTGATAGGATCGATCCAAGCTACACGTTTTTCGGGAAGAGAAAGTAAAAATCTTCCGAGTGTTGCAGTAAAATGTTCTGCGGCTGCAGTGATCGAAAGAGCGAGCCTTTTACCCCAAATAGGAAATAGTTTTAGAATATTTTTTTCTAATATATCAAAGAATAACCAGCAGAACATTTTTTCATGACTGCGGAAATCTAAACCGATCTCCACAAATCTTTCATTCATTTTATCATGAACATTTCCGTGGACTGCTTCTTGTCCTGCGAATGCTTTGATCTCGTTTCTTAAAGCAGGATCAACAACTTCGCTGAACGCTTTGACTGAGCGAATAAAAAAACGTTCTCCTTCCGGAAATAGCACGCTTAAGCTGGAAAGAAATGCTGTAAAGAATGGGATATTTTTGCCGAAACCTCTTTCCTTGGCGATGTCTTCCAAAGGGAATTTCGGTTTACGTATTTTTGGCTGGACTCTTGTAGATGTCGCTTGGCCCATAATATTCTCCTGATATAAAATCGATTTGGATTTTCGATCTTTCTTTCTCCATCCTTTGGATTTTCACTGCTCATTAGAGAATATAAAAAAGATATTATATATTGATCCGGACTTTTTATCTATTCCTTGAGTTTTGCCCGGCCTCATAGGAATAGTTATCTTTTGAATCATTGTAACGTTTGCTACAAAATTAGGTCAATCCCAATCCTGAAAAATAACTGGGCTAAATTGAAATTAAGGCCCGAAAAGTAGCAAACACTGCTCAGAAACTGATATTAAGGTCTGATGGAAGCTTCTTCTATTTTGACCTTCCCGGTTTTTTCCAACCACTGAGAGAAGCTGAGAAGACCAGGATATACATTTCTAAGAGAATCCAGATCCACTTTCGGATAACCTTCTCGATTGATCCACTCGGTCAATTGGCCCAAAATTTTGTTATGGGAATAAACCGTTTCAAGAGGGATCCTCATGTATTCTATTCTTCTGTCCAAAAACATGGAAAGTATATCTACAATTTGTAATGGAGTTAAACTATCTCCTACAAGATCAATTGTCCTTCCTAAATATTTTTCTGGGTTTTCAAAAGCTAAACCTGCAAATGCCCCAATATCTTCTACAGAAATCATATGAATACGACTATCAGGAGAAACTGTTTCGTATAAAAGTCCACCGGGTATGCCGGAACGTGGATGGATCAAGTTTTCCATAAATCCAGTCGGCCTCAGGATCGTGAAGGGTATCCCCAGGTTATGTATGTATTTTTCAACCTCCCATTTATGAGTTCGAAAGCTAGACTGTCTCTCTGCTCCAATTACTGAAGAATAAACTAAATGCGAAACTTTTGCTTTCTTGGCTGAATCAGCGACCGATATCCCCACTTTAATTTCGTTTGTATCTGTAGATTCATTTGGTTCCCATTCCGGTGGTTGAACACTGAATACTCCATATACTCCAGACATTGCAGAATCTAAGGAAGTAGAGTCTTCCATATCGCCTTGGAAAATTTCTGCTCCAAACTTCTTAAGCATTAAAGAGTTTTCGGAAGAAGGACTTCTAGTAAAAGCTCTAACCTTCCAATGGTTTTTAAGAAGATACTTTGCAGTTTCTCCCCCTTGTTGTCCGGTTGCTCCGAACACTAATATGATTTTATCTTTTTGACTCATTTGTATGTTCTCCAATATAGAACGGCACGGTATCGTTCCATTAATCCGGAATTGATTTTTCTGTGTCAAATTATTTATAAATAAGTCTTTTGATAAGTTTCCCGAAGATTTCTTGACCCAGTAAGATGAAACAAGATCTTATGGCCATATCCGGACGGAAATTTCGGAAAAGGTTTATGGCGAAGAAGGTCCGGCAGATCAGAACGGGGCGCCCGCCCAAGGAAGTATCAGATGGCATATCCGATAAGATATTGGATACTGCCTTAGAACTTTTTACGACCCAAGGATTCACTGCCACTTCTATCGAGCAGGTAGCTTTAGCTTGCGGTTCGGGCAAACACACAATTTACAGGCGCTTTAAATCTAAGGCAGATCTATTCTTAGCCGTAATGGAATTCCAAAAACGAAAATTTTTTAACTTACTTGTTCGGATACAATGTAAGAAAGAAAATCCTTTGGAAACTTTAAAGGAATCTTGCAGAAGATTATTAGAACTAATTGTTTCGGATGAGATTGTAGATTTTTATAGGATTACAATTTCAGAAGCCGAACATGTCCCCGAAATCGCATCTAACTTACAATGTGAAGAAAGTCCTGCTTTTCTTAAAGTTTTGGATCTTGTAATTTTTGCACAAAGCTCAAAGGACTTAAATGAAATAGATCCAAAATTTTTGACTGCCCAACTACTTCAAGTTATGACCGGTTATCCTTTAAACGAAGTTCTTTTAGGAAGTAAAGGATTCAGTTCTTATTCTAAACGCTCCAAATATTTCGAGAAGGCTTGGACTTTGTTTATAAAGGGAGCAGGTAGACTTAAAAAGAAGAAGGTCCGCAAGAGGCCAATCTAACTTTTGAGCATTCATCCAAAATGAATAAGAACTGATAGATTTATATCTAAGAAACTTTTCATTTTTTTCAAATTCGATTTCTAAATATGACAGAATTTGTCATATTTAACTTGTAATATTATTCATATACGGGTCTGAAATTTTTGATCCACTTTTAGGATCCGAAAAGGAGATATATATGAGCCTTAAAAAATATTCTGGAAGCTGTCATTGTGGTGCGGTTCGTTACGAAGCAGATTTAGATCTGAGTGCAGGCACAGGCAGATGTAACTGCTCCTTCTGCAGAAAGGTCCGAAACTGGTCTATCATAGTTAAGCCTGAATCTTTTCGTTTATTGAGCGGAGAAGATAATCTTAGTTTTTACGAATTTAACACTAAAAGTAGCAAACATCATTTTTGCAAAAATTGTGGAGTGAGAACTTTTTCAAAAGGATATATCGAAGAAATTGGCGGTGCTTTCATAAGTGTTGCTATCTCCACTTTAGATAATGTAGATTTAAGCGAGCTAATCGAAGCTCCTGTATGGTATGCGGATGGGTTGAATAATAATTGGCATAACCAACCTGCTGAGATCAGGCATTTATAAGTCCTATAGCCCCATAGGAGCACCCCCGATCCTTATGTTTGTTGGAATTCCTACAGTCAATTTTAGGTGAAATCTTGGACCCTTGAAAAACTTTGGTCCTTAAAGAGCGCACTTAAAGATGATCAAAATTTCTAATCTTCATAAATCTTATACTTCTAACTTGTTGTTCGATGATCTGAACCTGAGTTTGAATCGGGGCGAAAAGTTGGGTCTTGTAGGGAGAAACGGTCACGGTAAGTCCACTTTGTTTCAGATGATTTTGGGGAATGTGGAACCGGATTCTGGTACTATTACTTTTCCGAAGGGTTATAAGATCGGACATTTGCAGCAGCACTTGAAATTTACTAAACCCACTGTTTTGGAAGAATGTGCGCTTGGTCTTCCTGAGGGTGAAGAATACGAGACTTGGCAAGTTGAAAAAATTTTGTCAGGTTTGGGTTTTTCGGAAGCTGATCTGGAAAGAAGTCCGGAAGAATTTTCGGGTGGTTATCAAATCCGAATGAATTTGGCGAAACTTTTAGTGTCCGGTCCCGATTTACTTATGTTAGATGAGCCGAACAACTATTTAGATATCGTTACTATTCGTTGGCTTGAAGAATTCTTACGCGAGTGGGAAGGTGAGATCATTCTGGTTACTCACGATAGAAGTTTTATGGATAGTGTGGTGACTCATACTGCGGCGATACATCGTACGAAAGCGATCAAGGTCCAGGGTGATACGGATAAACTTTATAATCAGATCAATCAGGCAGAAGAAATTTACGAAAGGACTCGTTTGAACGAGGCGAAAAAAAGAAAACAGGAAGAGGTCTTTATCGCTCGATTTAAAGCGAAGGCGAGTTTTGCAAGTCGTGCTCAATCCAGAGTGAAAAAACTGGAGAAACAAGGTGAGATGAAGGCCTTAGAAGAGATTGAAAGTTTGGAATTATATTTTAACTCTGCACCTTTCGCTGCGAGCCAAATGTTGTCTGCAGAAAATATTTCTTTCTCTTATTCTGGGCAGGAACCTTTTTTAATTTCTGATTTTTCTCTGAGTGTCGGTAAGAGGGATAGGATTTGCATTATCGGTAAAAACGGAAAGGGTAAGTCTACTCTTCTTAAACTTCTTGCAGGGGAACTTCAAACAAGTTCCGGAAAGATACAGAAACATCCTGCTTTGAAGGAAGGTTATTTCGGCCAGACGAATAAACTAAATCTGAATGAGAACGCGACTGTCACTGAAGAAATTATGAGTGCGGATAAGTCTTGCACTGAATGGCTCGCGAGAACTATCGCAGGCGGACTTATGTTCTCCGATGATATGTCTTTGAAAAAGATCAAAGTTCTTTCTGGTGGTGAGAAGAGTAGGGTGATGCTCGGAAAAATTTTGGTGACTCCTTGTCATCTTCTGTTTTTGGATGAGCCCACCAACCACTTGGATATGCAATCTTGCGACGCCTTGATCGAGGCCATCGATGAGTTCGAAGGCTCTCTTATTATGGTAACTCACAACGAGATGCATCTTAGAGCTGTTGCGACCAAGTTGATTGTTTTTGATAATGATACGATTCGGATTTTTGACGGTTCTTACGAAGACTTCCTCAAGGATGTTGGTTGGTCCGACGAAGACTATTAAGAAAATTTAATATTTTTTATGATTTATTTGGGCGGTCCTCCCGCTTTACGGGAGTCGTGCTGCTTCGGATTCGCTATCGCTCATCCGGGCTTTCGCCCGGACTAAAGTCCTTCGCATCACTACCGCAGCATTGCTGAATATGGATTCCAAGTGAAATTGGTATTTTGTTGGAGTTCCTACAGGAAATAGAAGGGGCCCCCACCCTAGTCCGGGTGGTGGAGGAGGGCCCGTGGGAGAAGCAGTTCCCCTTTATCACAATTTCACATTTCCCTCAATTACTATTTCTTTCCGAACTTTGTAGGAGCTCCTACAAAATCTTGAATAAAAGTTAATTTCCAAATCACCCTTTTCTAACTAACCAGGCGCTCACGACCAATAATCCTAAGCCGATCATCTTTTGAACTGAGATCGGTTTTTCAGGAAATCCTAATACTCCCCATTTTTCTAATAAGATAGAAGTTACTACTTGGCCTAATAAAAATAAAGCGATCCAACTCGTAGCTCCTATCTTAGGCGCAAAAACTAAAGAAGAAGTAACTACGATAGCTCCTAAAAATCCTCCGATCCAGATCCACCATGGTTGGTCTTTGATTGTTTGTACGATGAATGCGGTAGATTTCATTTCTCCCAAGGCGAAAGTTATGATCCCTAATGCGATGGTTCCTACGAAAAATGAAATCGTGGAAGCAAGCCATGGACTTTCTATATTTTTTCCAAGTATGGAATTGATGCCTGGTTGTATGGACATGGCGAGCCCGGAAAGAAGAGCGAAGATTACCGGTAATAATAGATTCATACGTTGATATTAGATTGCCCGTGTTTTTTTGCGAGCCGTTTGAGGATGAGTAACTTTAAATTCTACCTTTGCTTTTGTTTCGCCATTCACAATGATTTCCAATTTATGAATTCCTGGAGAATGTATTCTGGTAGTCATTTGTTGGAATGATTGTTTTCTTTCATAAACTTTTGTTTCTTTGGGAGAAAATTCTCTTTCTTCTATTTGAAATACTTTTACGGAAAATTTTCCGGAAGGTTTT is part of the Leptospira saintgironsiae genome and encodes:
- a CDS encoding sterol desaturase family protein, which produces MYNFGNEVVQFLQEISYAYAALLFLIENLLIFACSVYIGNLLSIRYAHRRIVPIPPKIEAKEILFAISTILLNTIVTLLGLWFWRTGSIQFRSDIGVFALLDILILLLVMDAGMYLLHRIAHIPFVYQFAHKTHHRYDKPRPLTLFVLNPVEALGFGSLWLFVLSVYDFSWVGMGIYLGLNVVFGSIGHLGVEPLSERWLRSNLFNTLTTSSFHARHHQNEDYNFGFYTSIWDRIFGTLSPENSRSQD
- a CDS encoding MATE family efflux transporter, whose protein sequence is MEAIQKNTKLESAKTSLWKELKNALTGSEADYTKISLSKAVFLLSVPMVLELVMESAFAVVDIYFVGALGPSAVAAVGLTETYLFLLYSLAIGMSTAVTAIIARRIGEGDKEQAGIAAVQSVFLSILVSLPFAIFGVWFAKDLLILMGGDPWVVEHGSRYTQWIFGGNIVIMLLFGLNAVFRGAGDAAIAMRVLWISNGLNMILDPIFIFGFGPVPAMGIEGAAIATNIGRGIGVLFQIYLLLKGGNHIRVLRSQISIHWEIISDIVRTSIGGIGQTIIGMTSWIFLVRIISEFGSEAVAGATIALRIMMFTLMPSWGMSNAVATLVGQNLGAGRADRAERSVWIVGVWNMVFLIGVSICYFIFRESLVSIFTDDPKVISIGSEWLGIVSYSYFVYAWWMVSVQAFNGAGDTMTPTLINLVFFWVLQIPFAYVLAKVLSYGYSGVFWASMITETSVGLFTLWLFRKGGWKTSKV
- a CDS encoding TetR/AcrR family transcriptional regulator; the protein is MKVRERIVQAADQLFYERGFANIGVNDILKESGVHKASFYKYFREKGDLGLEYIRLRRERNALVFKDLTSRFSEFERVVSAWVIALKREAKMYRLKGCPFAVFSNQIRSSHLFSNNEQLNSAENEIGNVIQDWEEIFSAYLRTNPIQRNSGLSEKQIRSFARKMIIAYEGSVQVYFMTGKEEYLEEFESSLLLLGEFYKKTQ
- a CDS encoding DMT family transporter, with translation MNLLLPVIFALLSGLAMSIQPGINSILGKNIESPWLASTISFFVGTIALGIITFALGEMKSTAFIVQTIKDQPWWIWIGGFLGAIVVTSSLVFAPKIGATSWIALFLLGQVVTSILLEKWGVLGFPEKPISVQKMIGLGLLVVSAWLVRKG
- a CDS encoding NmrA/HSCARG family protein, whose protein sequence is MSQKDKIILVFGATGQQGGETAKYLLKNHWKVRAFTRSPSSENSLMLKKFGAEIFQGDMEDSTSLDSAMSGVYGVFSVQPPEWEPNESTDTNEIKVGISVADSAKKAKVSHLVYSSVIGAERQSSFRTHKWEVEKYIHNLGIPFTILRPTGFMENLIHPRSGIPGGLLYETVSPDSRIHMISVEDIGAFAGLAFENPEKYLGRTIDLVGDSLTPLQIVDILSMFLDRRIEYMRIPLETVYSHNKILGQLTEWINREGYPKVDLDSLRNVYPGLLSFSQWLEKTGKVKIEEASIRP
- a CDS encoding TetR/AcrR family transcriptional regulator; its protein translation is MDTALELFTTQGFTATSIEQVALACGSGKHTIYRRFKSKADLFLAVMEFQKRKFFNLLVRIQCKKENPLETLKESCRRLLELIVSDEIVDFYRITISEAEHVPEIASNLQCEESPAFLKVLDLVIFAQSSKDLNEIDPKFLTAQLLQVMTGYPLNEVLLGSKGFSSYSKRSKYFEKAWTLFIKGAGRLKKKKVRKRPI
- a CDS encoding SDR family oxidoreductase → MKRILVLGATGGLGRFVVQELKKKGYWIRVVSRSNVKLKAISGLFDESVIGDILDRKSIEPAVNGIDAVISCAGASLNLKDFRDKRTFEEINLRGNLNILEAAVRAKISKFVYISFLRVEGIQETEYIKSHDRFSQAVIESGIDYTIVRPTAFFSILLEFLHLAKKGIGFVIGSGKPKINPIHEKDVANAVVEALTSDLKEINIGGPDIFTRDEITELALRISGINKKPFHIPIFFNRIFVQLIRPINPRIFQFMQFGNLVHTLDIIGPKYGTLKLEDYFKEEINEGGGEMDIRR
- a CDS encoding metal-dependent hydrolase; the protein is MGQATSTRVQPKIRKPKFPLEDIAKERGFGKNIPFFTAFLSSLSVLFPEGERFFIRSVKAFSEVVDPALRNEIKAFAGQEAVHGNVHDKMNERFVEIGLDFRSHEKMFCWLFFDILEKNILKLFPIWGKRLALSITAAAEHFTATLGRFLLSLPEKRVAWIDPISWKVIEWHALEELEHKSVAYDVYRASGGGYFTRVLGMTIAVQLLGILAIVGTIRALFYFGIPNPAQIVRDIRFFFGIPGFTWAVIYYILEYYIPGFHPNDQDDHKLLEKFEKVMTAHGY
- a CDS encoding GFA family protein — its product is MSLKKYSGSCHCGAVRYEADLDLSAGTGRCNCSFCRKVRNWSIIVKPESFRLLSGEDNLSFYEFNTKSSKHHFCKNCGVRTFSKGYIEEIGGAFISVAISTLDNVDLSELIEAPVWYADGLNNNWHNQPAEIRHL
- a CDS encoding ABC-F family ATP-binding cassette domain-containing protein, whose amino-acid sequence is MIKISNLHKSYTSNLLFDDLNLSLNRGEKLGLVGRNGHGKSTLFQMILGNVEPDSGTITFPKGYKIGHLQQHLKFTKPTVLEECALGLPEGEEYETWQVEKILSGLGFSEADLERSPEEFSGGYQIRMNLAKLLVSGPDLLMLDEPNNYLDIVTIRWLEEFLREWEGEIILVTHDRSFMDSVVTHTAAIHRTKAIKVQGDTDKLYNQINQAEEIYERTRLNEAKKRKQEEVFIARFKAKASFASRAQSRVKKLEKQGEMKALEEIESLELYFNSAPFAASQMLSAENISFSYSGQEPFLISDFSLSVGKRDRICIIGKNGKGKSTLLKLLAGELQTSSGKIQKHPALKEGYFGQTNKLNLNENATVTEEIMSADKSCTEWLARTIAGGLMFSDDMSLKKIKVLSGGEKSRVMLGKILVTPCHLLFLDEPTNHLDMQSCDALIEAIDEFEGSLIMVTHNEMHLRAVATKLIVFDNDTIRIFDGSYEDFLKDVGWSDEDY